A window of Rosa rugosa chromosome 7, drRosRugo1.1, whole genome shotgun sequence genomic DNA:
AATTAGCTGAACTTCGATATCAAATCTGTGTTCGTGTGGTGTTCATTTACTATTGACATTAGTTTGAACAGTCCAAAACGGAGAAGCTCCCCTACATTGTAGTGATGTGACCCTCACAAAATCTCACTTCTGCACAAAGCAATAGCTTCAATGAAAAATGGGTAGGCTGCTCACTACTAAGCTGGTATATACTACACATTTTCtccgtcagaaattttggatcttaactttctttgttcaccaaaataaaaattggaCTGAGAAATCATGTGTATGATCTGAATTTAAACAACATATAACACTGAGAACTAACACACTATCCTATAGGCTCCGAGAAAATCACATCGGCTAGAATGTGAGATGACATGTGACAACTCTGTTGtatgttttcaattttttacaGTTGCGGTCAGAATTTAAAGATCAGTCTCAGCCTCTCAGGATATTTAAATTATAAGTGACTGGAGACACTTATTTTTCACTAGGTATTAACACAAAGGCCACGAAGAAATGAGGTTGAGAAATAGTAAAATTGTGAGTGGTTCAAGAAGCTATTCTCAAAAAGAATGAAGAGCGTGTATTACCTCATTAGCTGCAGCAGCTACTGGCATTGATACAGCAGTTTCATCCCCAAGGGAAAGAGCTAATCTCATGTCCTTCTGCTGATGTTTCAAAGGAAATGCAGGTGAATGACTGCCCTGAATCATAGTGGGTCCTTTCAACCTAAACATTGGATTTGCAATTCCACCCAGATCCTGCCAGAAATTAACTTATCACCACTAGGGGCAAACCTGAAGGAATAAAACTCAACAATGCTAAGATGACGGATCCAATACTGGTAAACGGAATTTCAACTGTTACTCACCAAAACATCAAGAAGAACTGAAGGATCCAGTCCACTTCTACCAGCAAGAACAAGTCCCTCAGAGAATGCATTCATCATACTGCAGTGGAGAGAACACCATCATAAATACCAGAAATTGCTCTGATTATGATCAATAATGTTGATATTCACTAAAGAAAATTGATATATACAAATGTACATATTACAATACAAGGGTTAAGTTGGGTTATTATGACAACTTGCAGGGGATTGTGGTCTTTGGCCCGTGTTATATGAGAGTTTCATTcttgaaaaaaatcagaaactaATGCATTAGGTCAATATCAAATTATATTGATAATCTATTAGTGACTTTTTAATAGGGAAACAAATAAACATCTTGACATTGCCAAAGCGAGAGCTTATCCatcaaagaaaagaactcaTGTTAAATGCAAATTGGTTAAAACACTATGACTACAGACTGCATATGATCACATGAGATGAAAAACTGAATCCTAACCCTCCAGAACACTTGAAACTCACATGATTATTACAactttaataaaacattaaaactcGAAGGCCCTCAACCTATGCCAAGTTGGCCAACAGGCCTATATATTCTTGAAAAGGTATcaatatatgtacatatataatGTTCAGGTGAAGGGTGATAAATACCAAACCAACAGACCTATTTTTCTTAAActtcttttttatcttcctcttcctctctttgCTCCTAGTCTACAAAGTTCAATGCAACAGGgaatactgcttttgagcttccACACTCTAACACATCAGCGTATAAAATATCCCTACTAGCAGATATGCTCCCCCATGTAGTTGCTATAATGTTTCTACCAAAGAGAGCTGCAAAAATGATTCTCCATCGTATTATGCATCATTTCTTTGCAAAAAGGAACCATTACCTGCCCATTATCATATTCACAACAAGTTTCATTTTAGCTCCATTTCCAACCTGCCCCAAGTAGAAAGACTTCTTTCCAATGACATTAAAAGCTGGAAGCACTTCCTCATACAATGCCTACATTTATAAATGAGTAAGATGCTGCAGCAATGTAGAGATAAACAAATCTGTAACTCACACCAAGAATTAAACATACAAGGAGGCCTATTCCCAAATTAAACTATAGTTATCAATATTTGGATTTAACACAGAACAGATGATATAATTATATGCAGTCTATAAAGCTTTCTCACTTTATGAAAAGGAATCAAATGGAAGTAATCATTAAAAAACAATGTCAATGCTCCAAATTCTGCAGCTCTCTGGCCACAGGCAAAGGAGCTGTGATAGTCTAAGGagataatttttattttttacattacttcatcctttttctcttttgcgCCTTAATTTCTCTTTCTTTAAATTGAAGAAGCCTATAAAACATTAAGGTGTTTCTTGTGAGTCAATTTAATCACATAGCCCAAGTTGCATGCTTACTTTGTATTTTGAAGGTAGGGGGTGTTAGCTATAATCAAATAAACAAAGCCCAAGTCCTGAACTAATACAAGTAGTAAGTAGTAACTTTATACATTCCAGGACTCTAAGTAAAGCTTTAACATAGTCTTCTATGGATTCCAAGATAAACTATGCTTTACTTTTTGAGCAGCTAcacagtttttttctttttttctcaaaaaagaatcttttattgataaaaataataataataataataaaaataaataaataaattaacacacacacacacattcagGAAGCACAACtcgaaagaaacaaaagaaaaaggaaacaatTAGCGGCCACAGGTCGCCAGCTTCAGACAAGTAGCTCCCTGCAGCTTCCCAAACGGTTAATAGTCATTTGAGTACTATTGTCAAATTTTTTGATGTTGGCACCAAAGTGCCAGATTGAGCACATTTCAGGTACAGTTTATGATAAAACCCCCAAAAAACGGTACCTTCTTTGTGCATGTGTGTGTGTCAACAAATGTTTCTACAAGAACATCAAATCTGTGTTGTCATAATTGAAGCCAATCAAGTtttcccataaaaaaaaataataataaaaaacataaaaaataaaaaaaaggtaaaGGCCTTTCGGCCCAATTACATGTAGCTAGGAGTATAAAGGATAATGCAATGGAGCTGAAACCATGTAATGTAACGAAACAAACTACAAGTTGTCCATCTGTATGACAGTTACCTGCTCCCCAGCTGCAAGTATAACTAGTTGACCATCTTCTGCGGGCTTTTTGCTACCTGAAACAGGCGCTTCAAGGAAGTAACCACCTTTTTTTGTAATCGCCTGTACATCATTGGTAGAAACCCAACTGATATGTAAAAAATATTTCTCTGATCATACCTTTTCCTATTAAGTTATTCGGTTAACAAGCCACAGCATGATTCAAGAAGGTATATACAAAGGAAACTGCATCGGAACACTACAGTCATATATAAAGTATTACTATTTTGATGAAGCTTGAGAGAGTGTGTTGCCTTCTTCAAATGCCACTGATTAAGTACTTTAATGcgtttcttttcaatttcagtatATGCAAACAATATTCCATAAGTGGGAAATTATTACAAGAGATGAAAGCTAATGCAAGAGTTAACAACTCTAACCTTTCTTTCTGGCATGCTCACACTCTAATCCTACTGCTTACCCTAATGTCAGAGTCTCAAGTTCGGTAAGAAAACTAGTAAAGAAACTTATAGAATGCATCACACTCTCTTTTAACTCTATAAATATAATTGAGAGATAGCATTCTTGTTCTTCAATTCTTTGCCAAAACCAAACTGGTAATTCTTGGTTTTCGTCATCTTATAACATTTACTTCATCAAGTTTAACTTCATTCATgcatttaaatttaataaataCTGTTGCCTATAAAACTTGGTAGCCCAATTCTCATTCCCCAACAACTTCATGACCTTGCACAATTCTTAGAGATGTACCTTCCTACACCTCTAAATCATCAAATACAAAACATATCTGCTGATTCAAACTAATCCTGCATCAGTCAACAACTAGAGATAAGAAACATTTTTCATGTGAATTAACTATAAGATTCATTTCTCATGAAAATTCTAGCATGGTAGACAAGCAATTTTTTATAGGTATTTCGTGATTTGAGACAATTATCTGGGAATAATGATCACTACTTCCTCATACAACTTCAAACCTCAACATGGATTTTTTGGCAAACAAATTCTACTAAAGACATAAATAAAAGCATCTTAGTTCTGTTCTCTGGCAACAGTGTGAAGTGAAATTCTATTTTGTCTAGTTTTTTTTACTAGAATACGTATAaatctattatttttttggcAGTAATAGGCCAATAAAGCACCTACATCTAACATACTTTTGTTTTACAAGCTCACATAAGCATTTTTAAACATTCTTACAacatagataaaaaaaaatatggatATCTGTTTTAGACTTTTGTCCCAATAATGTGTAACTTATATgtaatatattatttttcagaaaatttacACGTTGACAAAAAAAAGGTGAAGAttggagagagaaagatagAAAATTTTTTGGCTAGGCATTGTCCACTAGCCAAATATAGGCAGGATAAAGAACGTACTAACCAATACTAAGATACCATAAATTGAAGTCTGAAACAATCTGATGAATGCAATATTTGTAGCAGAAAAGAaacagaggaagagaaataGGATTGGTATGTAACTCAAACCTCACTAATCTTTGAAGAAGTACCAGCATCAACTGTAGACATGTCAATGTAACCTTTTCCACCAGAAATATGCTCAACAATGCCATCCTTTCCAAAAACAACCTAAGGAGTTTGCATTTTGATAAGTAAAATCAAGTAAATGAAGTGTCAAAATACCAAAGTGAAAAATACAAACCTCAAGAGCAGCTGAAGGATCAGATAACATTGTAAAGGTAAACTTGCACTTCTTAACTACTGCTGCGGGGGATTCTGCGACAGAAGCACCATGCTCCACGAGTTCATCGCACTGCAATTGAAGTGTTTGTTGGAATATGTGACAGAGGTTAGTCTAGCTCAAGCTCTACTGACCATGTAGCGTTTTTGGTTAAGAAAACAGATCTACATTGAGCTCTCAGTGGACCAAAAAGATCAGAAATATAAATGACAACTAAGATTGGAGTTAGATTACAGGTTTTGCAATGAGTTATGTATTAAATTACTCTATTTTGAAAAGCTTACATATTAATTCACAAATTTTAATCCCTCAGAGAATTGGTTGATTGGTctttacttgaacaattttCAGCATCCTGCTCAATTGCCTGGGTGCATTCTACATGATAAAGGTATTGACTCACCATTTAAAACAAGGAGACTACGGGTATGCACATACAACATAGACACTATAGGCGCCTTAGTTTTATATGAGACAACCTTAAGATAATACCAGGAATTATGTGATAAACTTTTGATTTACTTGGTAAACTAGAGgacagaaacccagaaacacagAAAACGGACAGAAGCACTAAACTAGGACTGAAATCCCAGAAACATTGTTATGGAGACTACAGTCGAGATCGCTTACTCTTATGCAGTATCATCAACGCTATCATTTTTAAAATATGGAatttttaatattattattggcACACACATAAGTACAAATGGCTCAATGATTCTCAATTATCATGATAATACTTGAGCTTGGCAGCTGACATTTAAAATCACTATCATCGGTCAACAAATATTCAGAGCACAATAGTTGATAGTACCTTAGAGAGGGTCCTGTTCCAAACGGTAACTTTGAAGCCATGGCGGAGAAGATTCAAGGCTATGGCTTTTCCCATTATTCCAAGCCCCAGGAAGCCTACCTCCATCTTCTCTGTCTCCCACCAAAATTCTATAACACAAACGTATAAACTCTATCATCCACTAAAATATACAAACATTAAATGAGAAGAACATTGAACAACTCTTCCGATAGTTACAAGAAAAGAATTGCTACCGATTATCCGAGAGTAGTTGGTTGACGCCGGCAGCAGTTTGCTCCTGTCGTTTTGTGAGAGGATTGATGCGTTCTACTTCAATTAGAGCTTTGTCCTCCTCACATCCCACCAATTTGGAGCCCAGCCCACTTGCTGTCCTCCACGTTGATCTGTTtctacatatttttttttcttttctttttttaattttaacgaTCTGAAGCTCCTCTTTTTCATATATTACCTTTActgtgttaaacagcgacaaacGTGGCCCGTGGCcaaccattgtaccgatactgtcccaacttaaccacccgttaggtgttgggttttaatcacaaaaagtttctgtacaattgggtgagatccacccacttataagttatattttatttgtcacttttccaatgtgggatctttattctccaacacgccccctcatgtgcagacctagagttaggtctgcacgtgaaattaatccaattcccacattgaaaattgggacacaagtctcatatcggagacttcgtcaatacaatccaaggcccacattggacacttggtaataatccaatcggaatatttcgatggcaatacaaggaaccccaatttgggctcatgatacgtaAGACTTTAAGGTATTTGGAATCCTTCAATATTATTCACCTCCCAAGAATAGGGTTTATAAAGTGATACAAGAGTAATCCTAATAGGAAGCGatctcctacaattatacagaGAGACGTAATCTAtatgtacaaggaaagtaaatatttataGAATATTCTACACTctccctcaagttggtgcatagatgtcaatcatgcccaacttgtcaatcgagTTGTCAAACACTTTCCTTGACAGTCATTTCGTAAGAACATCTGCTAATTGATCTTCTGTATTCACAAAAGGGAAACGAATAATTTTCCCGTCCAGattttccttaatgaaatgtcgatctacttccacatgcttagttcggtcatgctgaacaggattgtgagcaatCTCAATAGCAGATGTGTTATCACAATGCAAGTCCATAGCTTTCTTGAGTTTAAAACCAAAATCTTTCaacacattacgaatccacaacatctcacacaCTCTATGTGTCATACCTCGAaactcagcttcagcacttgacctagcaacaaccttctgtttcttgctgcGCCAAGTCACCAGATTTCCTCCAACAAATGTAAAATACCCAGACGTGGATCGCCTATCTGTCTTATCACCAACCCAGTCTGCATCCGTGTACCCGATAACTTCCAAATCACCCTTTTTTTCAAACAACAAACCTCTTCCAGGTGCCATTGCTAGCACGACCTTTCGCTCCTCtagggttagacagcggaggttggggtgggtgaatccctggcggtaaagtttgccgttttggatgttgtagcgggttgctctccgcttgagctatCGAGCCTTGATTTTGTCCTCTGGCACTGTTTCGTTGCGCTTGTActcaatgatctcgtccatccagctgggattgacttcAATGCTGAAGAtttccgccagggtttttgtgatacttggcctgtcTAGACACTCCACTCTTGTTTCCGCCGGACTTTGacgtggctgggcggttgccagtctcgctaGTGAATCaaccttggcgttcttttccctagggatttgtgtgatggtgtgaaatttgaattttttgagcagtgtcctgacgtaccccaagtatgccgctaactatTGGTCCTTGGCCGGAAatctgtcgttgacctggtaacaactaactgagagtcgctgaagatgttgacactgtcagctccggagtcgatggcgaggagtaggccggcgatgagtgcttcatattccaccattgaagttgaatttcagtGCGTATTCCACGCTCAGCCCCCCcggtcctgttaggatgactccggcgccgctggccttggcactagcggagccgtccacatgcaggttccagtctgaccgTTGGGGATCTGGctcttcagcggttaccattttcGTTCCGGGCTCTGCTTCGTTGCTGGGTTCgagctgacgctcggtgagttcagcaataaagtcagccaccgcctggcccttcatggcggttcttggtttgtaatcaatgtcgaactcgctgagctcaatagcccacttgctgaggcgcccctaatgttcagggttctgcatcacctgtctcagcggttgattcgttaacacatggattgtgtgggcttgaaagtactggcggaggcgtctggcggccacgatgagtgcgagagcgagttgctctaagggaggatatcttgtttccgCTCCGTTCTTGCCTCTACCGGCGTAGAATACTGGGAGTTCCTC
This region includes:
- the LOC133720376 gene encoding glyoxylate/succinic semialdehyde reductase 1, whose protein sequence is MEVGFLGLGIMGKAIALNLLRHGFKVTVWNRTLSKCDELVEHGASVAESPAAVVKKCKFTFTMLSDPSAALEVVFGKDGIVEHISGGKGYIDMSTVDAGTSSKISEAITKKGGYFLEAPVSGSKKPAEDGQLVILAAGEQALYEEVLPAFNVIGKKSFYLGQVGNGAKMKLVVNMIMGSMMNAFSEGLVLAGRSGLDPSVLLDVLDLGGIANPMFRLKGPTMIQGSHSPAFPLKHQQKDMRLALSLGDETAVSMPVAAAANEAFKKARSMGLGELDFSAVYETVKALEPPSQIS